One Microlunatus soli genomic window carries:
- a CDS encoding YkoF family thiamine/hydroxymethylpyrimidine-binding protein: protein MTEIIDDPMRFGVGARVTAAVMTDRYADVISKALQTTDPGGLVVQIGDVSSYVGGSEPELLRYLTDLAAAIASTGEHASLTIQLSRGCPGEVVCDLPGGAGPRPVDVPEGRQTGLYAAAEWSLYPLADEVRAGTVPDHMRDIYAAIDLAKENGTFRGSEHFVTRLEGDLGAVLATAVAGWVLVGSSVQHVTSHLTVSVNSPSHR from the coding sequence ATGACCGAGATCATTGACGACCCGATGCGATTCGGGGTCGGCGCCCGGGTGACGGCGGCGGTGATGACCGACCGGTACGCCGACGTCATCAGCAAGGCCTTGCAGACAACGGATCCGGGCGGACTCGTGGTGCAGATCGGTGATGTCAGCAGCTACGTCGGTGGCAGCGAGCCGGAGTTGCTGCGCTACCTGACCGACCTGGCCGCGGCGATCGCATCGACCGGCGAGCACGCGTCGCTCACCATCCAGCTGTCCCGCGGCTGCCCGGGCGAGGTGGTCTGCGACCTTCCCGGTGGCGCCGGACCGCGTCCGGTCGACGTACCGGAGGGCAGGCAGACCGGACTGTACGCCGCGGCCGAGTGGTCGCTGTATCCCTTGGCCGACGAGGTCCGGGCCGGGACCGTGCCGGACCACATGCGCGACATCTACGCCGCGATCGACCTGGCCAAGGAGAACGGGACGTTTCGGGGATCGGAGCACTTCGTGACCCGGTTGGAGGGCGATCTCGGCGCAGTGCTGGCGACGGCCGTCGCGGGCTGGGTGCTGGTCGGCAGCAGCGTGCAGCACGTGACCAGTCATCTCACGGTCTCGGTGAACAGCCCGTCCCATCGGTGA
- a CDS encoding TetR/AcrR family transcriptional regulator: MRTTPEPAVRSGVRAAILNTAAAVIAERGDAASMAEIAATAGVGRATLYRYFPSREQLLQGMTVAAMEELAGNIAAAELETVDVPEALARLSRAFLAAATRYAALVHLRDRHLTKPAELEERIARPVLDVLRRGIADGSLRSDVPLELQFTVLTGLYEKVMRLVLSGELQAERASSLVTSVFLDGAGVSSVGREFGPTAGNR; the protein is encoded by the coding sequence ATGAGGACGACACCGGAGCCCGCCGTCCGCAGTGGTGTTCGGGCGGCGATCCTGAACACTGCGGCCGCCGTGATCGCCGAACGGGGCGACGCGGCCAGCATGGCCGAGATCGCTGCCACCGCCGGCGTCGGCCGGGCGACCCTCTATCGCTACTTCCCCAGCCGGGAGCAGTTGCTGCAGGGCATGACGGTGGCCGCGATGGAAGAGCTGGCCGGCAATATCGCCGCGGCCGAACTCGAGACCGTCGACGTACCCGAAGCACTGGCCCGGCTGAGCCGCGCGTTCCTGGCGGCAGCCACCCGGTATGCCGCCCTGGTCCACCTGCGGGACCGGCATCTGACCAAGCCGGCCGAGCTGGAGGAACGCATTGCCCGACCGGTACTCGACGTCCTCCGCAGGGGCATCGCCGACGGTTCGCTGCGTTCCGATGTGCCGCTGGAGTTGCAGTTCACGGTGCTGACCGGGCTGTACGAGAAGGTGATGCGCCTGGTGCTCAGCGGCGAGTTGCAGGCCGAACGGGCCAGCAGCCTGGTTACCAGCGTCTTCCTGGACGGCGCCGGTGTCAGCAGTGTGGGACGCGAGTTCGGTCCGACAGCCGGGAACCGTTAG
- a CDS encoding serine hydrolase domain-containing protein: MGELQRILDRSCTSGHVPGAGALVARDGEIEIAFAGEQTVGGPLMSEDTIVRIASITKPIVAAATMVLIERGLVGLDDPIDRWLDELAEPVVLRTLDGPVDDVVPAERQVTVRDLLTFSGGLGLPQRFDLPIAQLLFERISEGPPQPQQHPAPDEWLQRVATVPLLHQPGQGWTYNTGAELLGVLLGRAAGGTLFDVLTDTVLGPVGMADTAFFCTDVERIASLYQHTDDGLELIDPPDGQWAAEPPFLSGGGGLLSTVRDWYAFGAMLLAGGEHDGHQVLTEDSVRQMTSAHVDGGPKHLFLDGQGWGFGGGVDLRTTHPWNVPGRYGWVGGTGTAGYLIPSTGTVVVWMCQVQLGGPDDTRSMADVLTYAAR, translated from the coding sequence ATGGGTGAACTGCAACGCATCCTCGATCGGTCCTGCACCAGCGGACACGTTCCGGGAGCAGGCGCCCTGGTGGCGCGTGATGGCGAGATCGAGATCGCCTTTGCCGGCGAGCAGACGGTCGGCGGCCCGTTGATGTCGGAGGACACCATCGTCCGGATCGCGTCGATCACCAAGCCGATCGTCGCAGCAGCGACGATGGTGCTGATCGAACGGGGTCTGGTCGGACTCGACGACCCGATCGATCGGTGGCTCGACGAGCTCGCCGAGCCGGTGGTGCTGCGTACCCTGGACGGCCCGGTGGACGACGTGGTGCCCGCCGAGCGGCAGGTCACCGTCCGTGACCTGCTCACCTTCTCCGGCGGCCTCGGGCTGCCACAACGCTTCGATCTGCCGATCGCTCAGCTGCTCTTCGAACGGATCAGCGAGGGGCCGCCGCAGCCGCAGCAGCACCCGGCGCCGGACGAATGGTTACAGCGGGTGGCCACCGTTCCGCTGCTGCACCAGCCGGGGCAGGGATGGACCTACAACACCGGTGCCGAGCTGTTGGGCGTGCTGCTCGGGCGAGCGGCCGGCGGCACGCTGTTCGACGTCCTGACCGACACCGTGCTCGGACCGGTCGGGATGGCGGACACGGCGTTCTTCTGCACCGACGTCGAACGGATCGCCTCGCTCTACCAGCACACCGACGACGGGCTGGAGTTGATCGATCCGCCCGACGGGCAGTGGGCGGCCGAACCGCCGTTTCTCAGCGGTGGCGGTGGCCTGCTGTCGACCGTCCGCGACTGGTACGCCTTCGGCGCGATGTTGCTGGCCGGCGGTGAGCACGACGGACATCAGGTGCTCACCGAGGACTCGGTACGGCAGATGACGTCGGCCCACGTCGATGGCGGGCCGAAGCATCTCTTCCTGGACGGTCAGGGCTGGGGCTTCGGCGGCGGGGTCGACCTGCGGACCACCCATCCGTGGAACGTCCCGGGTCGCTATGGCTGGGTCGGTGGCACCGGGACCGCCGGCTACCTGATCCCGTCCACCGGGACCGTCGTTGTCTGGATGTGCCAGGTCCAACTCGGCGGCCCCGACGACACCCGCTCGATGGCCGACGTGCTGACCTACGCCGCGCGCTGA